A single genomic interval of Eurosta solidaginis isolate ZX-2024a chromosome 3, ASM4086904v1, whole genome shotgun sequence harbors:
- the Ugt50B3 gene encoding UDP-glucosyltransferase 2, whose protein sequence is MSSRAWCGVALLVCFITNIMAADILMVTMGGTKSHKIPFWELAKGLIHRGHNITFLNGFPSDFHINGLHEITPAGLVEYIQNYTNWDLLGARMSGEMPLSFWDAFRYAFQSCDAMLEDAETKELMNRNFDLAILDGAFPECALGMVYHYKIPFMYMNTVGFYTGSLARSGNPGSYATTPSFYMGFTDTMNIVERAMNTGIKVFEDVMHRLVMAFVYRILRNQIDTHMPHPYDISKNVSFILQNGHAVVSYPRALNPNVAEIACIHCKPAKPLPTDLEEFISKAGESGFIYVSMGSSVKAANMPETLRRLLVKTFARLPYQVLWKYEGDASEMHDLTPNVRLSRWLPQQDILGHHKLRSFVTHGGLLSMFETVYHGVPVVTMPVFCDHDVNSAKAEVDGYAIKLHLETLTEGQLHKAIMKVIHDPQYRNAARFRQKLLRDQRSTPLETSVYWTEYVLRHKGAYHLQSPARNLSWIQYYLLDVVAFYVSIIYVIYYLLKRLLGRSEDIHKSIRDVHQKKLK, encoded by the exons ATGTCAAGTCGAGCGTGGTGCGGTGTGGCGTTGTTGGTATGCTTTATAACAAATATCATGGCTGCTGATATTCTGATGGTCACAATGGGTGGCACAAAATCACACAAAATACCCTTTTGGGAATTGGCGAAAGGACTGATACATAG AGGACACAACATTACTTTTCTAAACGGCTTTCCATCAGATTTCCACATTAATGGACTACATGAGATCACACCAGCTGGTCTGGTTGAGTACATACAAAATTATACTAATTGGGATTTGCTAGGTGCACGAATGTCTGGTGAAATGCCCTTATCCTTTTGGGATGCATTTCGATATGCGTTTCAG TCCTGCGATGCTATGCTGGAGGATGCTGAAACGAAAGAGCTTATGAATCGTAATTTCGATTTGGCCATTTTGGATGGTGCATTCCCTGAATGTGCACTCGGCATGGTATATCACTACAAAATACCTTTTATGTATATGAACACTGTGGGCTTCTACACGGGTAGTTTAGCGAGGTCTGGCAATCCTGGCTCATATGCGACCACGCCGAGCTTTTATATGGGATTCACGGATACAATGAATATTGTGGAGCGAGCAATGAATACAGGCATCAAAGTATTTGAAGATGTGATGCATAGG CTCGTCATGGCATTCGTTTATCGCATATTACGCAACCAAATTGACACACATATGCCGCATCCGTATGATATTTCGAAGAATGTTAGCTTCATACTGCAAAATGGACACGCTGTTGTCTCATATCCACGTGCACTCAATCCTAATGTAGCCGAAATCGCTTGCATCCATTGCAAACCGGCCAAACCATTACCGACAGATCTCGAAGAATTTATTTCGAAAGCTGGTGAATCTGGTTTTATATATGTTTCAATGGGATCCTCAGTGAAGGCTGCTAATATGCCGGAGACTTTGCGTCGCTTATTAGTAAAAACATTTGCACGCCTTCCCTATCAGGTGCTCTGGAAGTATGAGGGTGATGCATCGGAAATGCACGATCTAACACCAAATGTACGCCTCAGCCGTTGGTTGCCACAGCAAGATATTTTGGGACATCATAAATTGCGTTCTTTTGTTACACATGGCGGCTTGTTGAGCATGTTCGAGACGGTTTATCACGGTGTGCCCGTGGTGACGATGCCAGTTTTCTGTGATCATGATGTTAATTCAGCTAAAGCTGAAGTAGATGGTTATGCGATTAAATTACATTTGGAGACATTGACTGAAGGTCAGCTTCACAAGGCGATAATGAAGGTTATACATGATCCACAGTATCGAAATGCGGCGAG GTTTCGTCAAAAGCTATTGAGGGATCAGCGCTCTACACCGCTGGAGACTTCCGTTTATTGGACGGAATATGTCTTGCGACACAAGGGCGCATATCATTTACAATCGCCGGCAAGAAATTTGAG TTGGATCCAATACTACCTTCTCGATGTAGTCGCCTTTTACGTAAGCATTATTTACGTGATCTATTATCTGCTGAAACGTTTGCTTGGCCGTTCGGAAGACATACACAAAAGTATACGTGATGTTCATCAAAAGAAACTTAAATGA